A single region of the Jatrophihabitans sp. GAS493 genome encodes:
- a CDS encoding AAA family ATPase yields the protein MTADSVLDSERAHLDLARTCLVTMRDAAERIADYGVDALASEALGRIRAERLAALEIDPHAPPFFGRTDNDITEGTAANRSGVETFHIGRRHIRDPAGDPVVIDWRAPIARAFYRATSKSRMGVTLRRRFGFHAGALSSFEDEHLDRGEESGLDSNLLRGEIERPRSGPMRDIVATIQPDQDDLVRAQLDESLCIQGAPGTGKTAVGLHRAAYLLYTYPERLRRSGVLVVGPNAAFLSYIAQVLPALGEGGIAQTTVDELVGHVPVRAVEPDEVATLKGDPRLATVLAKLVRSHIRKPVDDVLATVGDKRYRIPEYRVRRYVDDARRDLGDTLRWGVARDRLRQQLAEDVRRQREDRGGAPSDSETAKVARSKPVRAAVDELWPALDPANLLIRLFSEPELLRRHGGDLLSEEEQQTLLWAKVPRTARAAKFSAADAVLIDELHGLLNSADTYVHVVVDEAQDLSPMQCRAIARRCPLGSVTVLGDLAQATTAWAPGAWPVTLEHLGHPKTEIRPLTAGYRVPGEVLELANRLLPHVAVDVPPATSIRAGVDALTFVASAALVSAVQDCLSREGSVAVIVADDRAEAILQRLRDAGVEAATLDSSEVTDDTAASSFAEDDTPSGDRPATASDPNETPEIRVTVVPATAAKGLEFDSVVLLEPAAIVAAESQRVAGLRRLYVVLTRAVSRLVVVHDEPLPSELIAA from the coding sequence GTGACCGCTGACTCGGTTCTCGACTCCGAGCGTGCCCACCTCGACTTGGCCCGCACCTGTCTGGTGACTATGCGGGACGCCGCGGAGCGGATCGCCGACTACGGTGTGGACGCGCTGGCCAGTGAGGCGCTCGGACGAATTCGGGCCGAACGCCTGGCCGCGCTGGAGATAGACCCACACGCCCCGCCCTTCTTCGGCCGCACCGACAACGACATCACCGAGGGCACAGCGGCGAACCGATCCGGCGTCGAGACCTTCCACATCGGCCGCCGGCACATCCGCGACCCGGCCGGCGACCCGGTGGTCATCGACTGGCGGGCGCCGATCGCCCGCGCCTTCTACCGGGCCACCAGCAAGTCCCGGATGGGTGTCACCCTGCGGCGCCGCTTCGGTTTCCACGCCGGCGCGCTGAGCTCGTTCGAGGATGAACACCTCGATCGGGGCGAGGAGTCCGGCCTCGACTCCAACCTGCTGCGCGGCGAGATCGAACGCCCGCGCAGCGGCCCGATGCGCGACATCGTGGCCACCATCCAGCCCGACCAGGACGACCTGGTTCGAGCCCAGCTCGACGAATCGCTCTGCATCCAGGGAGCGCCGGGCACCGGAAAGACGGCCGTCGGCCTGCACCGCGCGGCCTACCTCCTCTATACCTATCCGGAGCGGCTACGTCGCTCCGGGGTGCTGGTGGTCGGGCCGAACGCCGCCTTCCTCAGCTACATCGCCCAGGTGCTACCCGCCCTCGGTGAGGGCGGCATCGCGCAGACGACGGTGGATGAACTCGTCGGCCACGTGCCGGTGCGCGCGGTCGAGCCCGACGAGGTGGCCACCCTGAAGGGCGACCCGCGGCTGGCCACGGTGCTGGCCAAGCTCGTCCGCAGTCACATCCGCAAGCCGGTCGACGACGTGCTCGCGACGGTCGGGGACAAGCGTTACCGCATCCCGGAGTACCGGGTGCGCCGTTATGTCGACGACGCCCGCCGCGATCTCGGGGACACGCTGCGCTGGGGGGTGGCCCGCGATCGGCTGCGCCAGCAGCTGGCCGAGGACGTCCGACGCCAGCGCGAGGATCGCGGGGGGGCACCGAGCGACTCGGAGACGGCGAAGGTGGCCCGCTCCAAGCCCGTCCGGGCCGCAGTGGACGAGCTCTGGCCGGCCCTTGATCCGGCGAACCTGCTGATCCGCCTCTTCAGCGAGCCCGAGCTGCTGCGCCGCCACGGCGGCGACCTGCTCAGCGAGGAGGAGCAGCAGACGCTGCTGTGGGCCAAGGTGCCCCGTACGGCGCGCGCAGCCAAGTTCAGCGCGGCCGACGCGGTGCTCATCGACGAGCTTCACGGCCTGCTCAACAGCGCCGACACCTACGTGCACGTGGTGGTCGACGAAGCGCAGGACCTCTCCCCGATGCAGTGCCGGGCCATCGCCCGGCGCTGCCCCCTCGGCTCGGTGACGGTGCTCGGGGACCTGGCCCAGGCCACCACGGCCTGGGCACCGGGTGCCTGGCCGGTGACGCTGGAGCACCTGGGCCACCCGAAGACCGAGATCCGTCCGCTGACGGCCGGCTACCGGGTGCCGGGCGAGGTGCTGGAGCTGGCCAACCGGCTACTGCCGCACGTCGCGGTCGACGTCCCGCCCGCGACCTCGATCCGGGCCGGGGTCGACGCCCTGACTTTCGTCGCGTCGGCCGCCCTGGTCAGCGCCGTACAGGACTGCCTGAGCCGCGAAGGGTCGGTGGCGGTGATCGTGGCCGACGACCGAGCCGAGGCGATCCTGCAGCGGCTGCGAGACGCTGGCGTGGAGGCGGCGACGCTGGACAGCTCGGAGGTCACCGACGACACGGCGGCCAGCTCCTTCGCCGAGGACGACACACCCTCCGGGGATCGACCGGCCACCGCGTCCGACCCCAATGAAACGCCGGAGATTCGGGTCACCGTGGTCCCAGCCACCGCGGCCAAGGGACTGGAGTTCGACTCGGTCGTGCTGCTGGAGCCGGCGGCCATCGTGGCCGCTGAGAGCCAGCGCGTCGCCGGCCTACGCCGCCTCTATGTGGTGCTCACCCGGGCCGTCTCGCGGCTGGTGGTGGTTCACGACGAGCCGCTGCCCAGCGAGCTGATCGCCGCCTGA
- a CDS encoding glucosidase: MASSPWRLWGPYVSGRQWGTVREDYSADGDAWSYFPFEQSHARAYRWGEDGLGAICDRLGFLNFSVALWNGRDPILKERLYGLTNGQGNHGEDIKEYWWAVDGTPTHSWMSWLYRYPQAEFPYEQLRRENAARNRDQREYELADTGVLDQNRFFDVTVDYAKASTDDICIVISATNHGPEAAPLDILPQVWFRNTWAWGRDDRRPSLQSVTPAQQAIGDLRAVHCRHEQLGSYLLAAEGTPQVLVCENESNDVALFGSPANPAPFCKDGINRRVVNGDLDAVAPELSADGTAPTGTKAAFWYHFDAVPAGETVQVRLRLAPELPTEQTFGPGFAAVVADRRSEADEFYDLVIPPPTDDEARAIARQAFAGLLWGKQLYRYRVKEWLDGDPGQPAPPPDRRLPGGRNVEWQNIAIADVMSMPDDWEYPWFASWDLAFHCVALAHVDPAFAKEQLVLLCREWSMHPDGQLPAYEWSFGDANPPVHIWAAWRIYLIDGSRDRDFLERIFTKSLLNFGWWVNRKDPDGSGLFEGGFLGMDNIGLFNRSMPLPPGYRLEESDATSWMGFYCLQMLTIAIELALSSGTGGGAWDDLATKFLEHFLSIADAMQQFGSQQVQLWDEADGFFYDVLVHPDGGYQQLQVRSMVGLLPLLAVATAQGGVAQRLPDFSARLAWLQRRRPDLMRGLVAQQGVDPFDGGVVLGDRPLMLALVDAEQLRRLLTRMFDEQEFLSPHGLRSLSASYRTPFNTVVEGQQVSIDYEPGESRTGLFGGNSNWRGPVWLPVNILLADAMRAFGAFHGDEELVAGYTGTGAADEIDRRIIGLFRVGDGGTRPCDGSRIEASSDPLWRDHLTFSEYFDGDTGEGLGATHQTGWTALVAHLICSGDR; the protein is encoded by the coding sequence ATGGCCAGCAGTCCGTGGCGTCTCTGGGGGCCCTACGTCTCCGGCCGGCAGTGGGGCACGGTCCGCGAGGACTACTCAGCCGACGGCGACGCCTGGTCGTACTTCCCGTTCGAGCAGTCGCACGCCAGGGCCTACCGCTGGGGCGAGGACGGTCTCGGCGCGATCTGCGACCGGCTCGGCTTCCTGAACTTCTCGGTCGCGCTCTGGAACGGCCGGGACCCGATCCTGAAGGAGCGCCTCTACGGGTTGACCAACGGTCAGGGCAACCATGGCGAGGACATCAAGGAGTACTGGTGGGCCGTCGACGGCACCCCGACCCACTCCTGGATGAGCTGGCTCTACCGCTACCCGCAGGCCGAGTTCCCCTACGAGCAGTTGCGGCGGGAGAACGCCGCCCGCAACCGGGACCAGCGTGAGTACGAGCTGGCCGACACCGGAGTGCTGGATCAGAACCGCTTCTTCGACGTGACCGTCGACTACGCCAAGGCCTCCACCGACGACATCTGCATCGTCATCAGCGCGACCAACCACGGCCCGGAGGCGGCGCCGCTGGACATCCTGCCGCAGGTCTGGTTCCGCAACACCTGGGCCTGGGGACGAGACGACCGGCGGCCGTCGCTGCAGTCGGTGACCCCGGCCCAGCAGGCGATCGGGGACCTGCGGGCGGTGCACTGCCGGCACGAGCAGCTGGGCAGCTACCTGCTGGCCGCCGAGGGGACGCCGCAGGTACTCGTCTGCGAGAACGAGTCGAATGACGTGGCCCTCTTCGGGTCGCCGGCGAACCCGGCGCCGTTCTGCAAGGACGGCATCAACCGTCGGGTCGTGAACGGCGACCTCGACGCGGTCGCCCCGGAGCTGTCGGCCGACGGCACCGCCCCGACCGGAACCAAGGCGGCGTTCTGGTATCACTTCGATGCGGTCCCGGCCGGCGAGACGGTGCAGGTGCGGCTGCGGCTGGCTCCGGAACTACCGACGGAGCAGACGTTCGGTCCCGGCTTCGCCGCCGTCGTCGCCGACCGGCGCAGTGAGGCCGACGAGTTCTACGACCTGGTCATCCCGCCGCCGACCGACGATGAGGCGCGCGCGATCGCCCGGCAGGCCTTCGCCGGGCTGCTCTGGGGCAAGCAGCTCTACCGGTATCGGGTGAAGGAGTGGCTCGACGGCGATCCGGGGCAGCCTGCCCCGCCGCCGGATCGACGGCTGCCCGGTGGCCGCAACGTCGAGTGGCAGAACATCGCCATCGCCGACGTCATGTCGATGCCCGACGACTGGGAGTACCCCTGGTTCGCCTCCTGGGACCTGGCCTTCCACTGCGTGGCGCTGGCCCACGTCGATCCGGCCTTCGCCAAGGAGCAGCTGGTGCTGCTCTGCCGGGAGTGGTCGATGCACCCGGACGGGCAGCTGCCGGCCTACGAATGGTCCTTCGGGGACGCCAACCCACCGGTGCATATCTGGGCCGCCTGGCGCATCTATCTCATCGACGGCTCCCGTGATCGGGACTTCCTGGAGCGGATCTTCACCAAGTCGCTGCTGAACTTCGGCTGGTGGGTGAATCGCAAGGACCCGGACGGGTCGGGGCTGTTCGAGGGCGGCTTCCTGGGGATGGACAACATCGGCCTCTTCAACCGCTCGATGCCGCTGCCGCCGGGCTACCGCCTGGAGGAGTCGGATGCGACGAGCTGGATGGGCTTCTACTGCCTGCAGATGCTCACCATCGCCATCGAGCTTGCCCTCTCCTCAGGTACAGGCGGCGGGGCCTGGGACGACCTGGCCACGAAGTTCCTCGAGCACTTCCTCTCGATCGCCGACGCCATGCAGCAGTTCGGCTCCCAGCAGGTGCAGCTCTGGGATGAGGCGGACGGCTTCTTCTACGACGTGTTGGTGCACCCCGACGGCGGCTATCAGCAGCTGCAGGTGCGCTCGATGGTCGGGTTGCTGCCGCTGCTGGCGGTGGCGACCGCGCAGGGTGGGGTGGCGCAGCGGCTGCCCGACTTCTCGGCCCGGCTGGCCTGGCTGCAACGCCGGCGACCCGATCTGATGCGGGGCTTGGTGGCCCAGCAGGGGGTTGACCCCTTCGACGGCGGCGTAGTTCTCGGTGACCGGCCCCTGATGCTCGCGCTGGTCGACGCCGAACAGCTGCGGCGTCTGCTGACCAGGATGTTCGACGAGCAGGAGTTCCTCTCCCCACACGGGCTGCGCTCGCTCTCGGCCTCCTACCGGACCCCGTTCAACACAGTGGTCGAGGGGCAGCAGGTGAGCATCGACTACGAGCCCGGCGAGTCGCGGACCGGGCTATTCGGCGGCAACTCGAACTGGCGGGGTCCGGTGTGGTTGCCGGTGAACATCCTGCTGGCCGATGCGATGCGGGCCTTCGGGGCCTTCCACGGTGACGAGGAACTGGTGGCCGGCTACACCGGGACGGGCGCGGCCGACGAGATCGACCGACGCATCATCGGCCTCTTCCGGGTCGGCGACGGGGGCACCCGTCCCTGCGACGGATCCCGCATCGAGGCCAGCTCCGATCCGCTGTGGCGCGACCACCTCACCTTCAGCGAGTACTTCGACGGCGACACCGGCGAGGGACTCGGGGCCACCCACCAGACCGGCTGGACGGCGCTGGTCGCGCACCTGATCTGCAGCGGAGACCGTTGA
- a CDS encoding nucleoside/nucleotide kinase family protein has product MSGIPSPTVALLAARAALLAVPGQRRILGISGAPGSGKSTLADQLAAALGERSSVVGMDGFHLANCQLEADQRPRKGASDTFDADGYLALLRRLRENAEPVIYAPRFSRELDEPVAGAVAVPQRVQLVITEGNYLLLDSAPWVGVRELLDEAWQLVDESPQLRRDRLVERYLGFGWSRARAEEKAAGVDEQNSALVDAVAGRADLLVELSGNSRHESES; this is encoded by the coding sequence TTGAGCGGCATCCCCTCGCCGACCGTCGCCCTGCTGGCGGCCCGGGCCGCCCTCCTCGCGGTGCCCGGGCAGCGGCGCATTCTGGGCATCAGCGGGGCGCCGGGCAGCGGCAAGTCCACGCTGGCCGATCAGCTGGCGGCGGCGCTGGGCGAGCGGAGCAGCGTCGTCGGGATGGACGGCTTTCACCTGGCCAACTGCCAGCTCGAGGCCGACCAGCGTCCCCGGAAGGGAGCCTCGGATACTTTCGACGCGGACGGCTACCTGGCCCTGCTGCGCCGGCTTCGGGAGAACGCCGAACCGGTGATCTATGCCCCGCGCTTCAGCCGGGAGCTGGACGAGCCGGTGGCCGGCGCGGTTGCGGTGCCCCAGCGCGTGCAGCTGGTGATCACCGAGGGAAACTACCTGCTGCTGGACTCTGCCCCCTGGGTCGGCGTGCGGGAGCTACTCGATGAGGCCTGGCAGCTCGTCGACGAATCGCCGCAGCTCAGACGCGATCGTCTGGTCGAGCGCTACCTCGGCTTTGGCTGGAGTCGGGCGCGGGCTGAGGAGAAGGCGGCCGGGGTGGATGAGCAGAATTCGGCGCTGGTCGACGCGGTCGCTGGGCGCGCGGACCTGCTGGTGGAGCTCTCCGGTAATTCGCGACACGAATCTGAGAGCTAA